The DNA window CCCAAGTGTTCTTCGGTATAGAAAATGGGAGTAAAAAAGAACCAGAAGGTCAGGACTACCGTGACCACCTGGGCGGTGTCCCTCAGAAACACCTGAAGACTCGAGACCACCCAGCTCAACCCCAGGGCAAACAGCATCAGGGGAAGCAGATAGAGGGGAATCAACAGCACAAGAAAGCTCAGGTCCTGCAGGTAGAAGAGGATGATCACCAGGAAGATGGCCAAGCCGATCAGATGGTTCACCAGGTTGGCGATCAGTACGGCCACCGGCAGGATCTCCGAGGGGAACAAAGTCTTGGTGATCAGATTGGCGTTGTCCACCAGCACGTTGCTGGAGCGGGTCAGGGTCTCCTGGAACATCATCCAGGGAAGGATGCCGCAGAACAGGTAGATGGCAAAGCTGGCCGTTCCGGTCTCGGGAAACCGGGGGTGTTGAATTTGTAATTTCCAGATCACCGAAAACACGAAGGTGTAGCACACCAGCAGCGCCAGCGGATGGATCACCGACCAGAAGAGCCCCATGACCGAACCCACGTAGCGGCTCTTGAGATCGCGTTGGACCATCGACCGGATGAGACCCCGATGGCGAACGACCTTGCTGACGAAATTGACGATAAGACCGGTCACGGGACGAACCCCGTCGGCGGGCAGCGGCGGTGATTATTCGATGGTCAACAACAGGGCCTTGGCCTCAACGTGCTGCCCTGCCCCCACCAGTATCCGGCTGACCCGTCCGGCCACTGGGGCGTAGATCGTACTCTGCATCTTCATGGCTTCCAGGGTGAACAGCTTTTCACCCCTGTCCACTCTCTGCTCCAACTGGACGAATACGTGGGTAATGACCCCGGGCGACGGGGGCCCCACCTGCCCGGGCTCCCCGGGGCTGATCTTCGGATGTGCCGGGACAGCCTCTTTCAGGCTTTCGTCGCGCACCACCGCCTCACGAGGCTGTCCGTTGAGCTCGAAGAAAACGGTTCGTCGGCCGTCGGGGTTGGGTTCGCTGATGGTCAGG is part of the Acidobacteriota bacterium genome and encodes:
- a CDS encoding ABC transporter permease, whose amino-acid sequence is MTGLIVNFVSKVVRHRGLIRSMVQRDLKSRYVGSVMGLFWSVIHPLALLVCYTFVFSVIWKLQIQHPRFPETGTASFAIYLFCGILPWMMFQETLTRSSNVLVDNANLITKTLFPSEILPVAVLIANLVNHLIGLAIFLVIILFYLQDLSFLVLLIPLYLLPLMLFALGLSWVVSSLQVFLRDTAQVVTVVLTFWFFFTPIFYTEEHLGSVSDKLILAMRFNPLAEVVIAYRKMLLFAEMPSWQGMIPLYGMALVTFVCGGLVFRYVKRSFADVL